A DNA window from Phragmites australis chromosome 11, lpPhrAust1.1, whole genome shotgun sequence contains the following coding sequences:
- the LOC133884757 gene encoding calcium-transporting ATPase 4, endoplasmic reticulum-type-like: MGEAAPAVDDEFPAWARSVKDCEARFGVSAARGLSSDEAAARLQAHGPNELADHPGPSLLQLLAQQFEDTLVRILLVAAAVSFLLALSNSAGEVTLSAFVEPLVIFLILVVNAAVGIWQETNAEKALEALREIQSDHAAVLRDGEWVPSLPARDLVPGDVVQLRVGDKVPADMRVLRLVTSTLRVEQGSLTGETASVNKTAHAVPTEDADIQAKECMVFAGTTVVNGGAICLVVHTGMTTEIGKIHAQIHEASQEDDDTPLKKKLNEFGEVLTKIIGLICALVWLINVKYFLTFELDGWVPRNIRFSFEKCTYYFEIAVALAVAAIPEGLPAVITTCLALGTRKMAAKNALVRKLPSVETLGCTTVICSDKTGTLTTNQMSVAKLVAIGDSAGQVRNFKVDGTTYDPQDGKIHDWPAGSMDANLETIAKVAAVCNDASVAHSSHQYVATGMPTEAALKVLVEKMGLPGGKSGLSLDPSDTLGCCRWWNNVAKRIATLEFDRMRKSMGVIVKTSSGSNALLVKGAVETLLERSSHIQLKDGSVVPLDEKSKETMLASLHEMSTKALRCLGFAYKEDLADFATYDGENHPAHKLLLDPANYAAIETELIFAGLVGLRDPPREEVFDAIEDCRAAGIRVMVITGDNKETAEAICREIGVFSSNEDITLKSLTGKQFMALEEKKTLLRRKGGLLFSRAEPRHKQEIVRLLKEDGEVVAMTGDGVNDAPALKLADIGIAMGITGTEVAKEASDMVLADDNFSTIVSAVGEGRSIYDNMKAFIRYMISSNIGEVACIFLTSALGIPEGLIPVQLLWVNLVTDGPPATALGFNPPDKDIMKKPPRRSDDSLITPWILFRYLIIGLYVGIATVGIFVIWYTHGSFMGIDLTGDGHTLVSYSQLSNWGQCSTWDNFKVAPYTAGARTFTFDNPCEYFQAGKVKATTLSLSVLVAIEMFNSLNALSEDTSLLRMPPWVNPWLLLAMSVSFGLHFMILYVPFLATVFGIVPLSLNEWLLVLLVAFPVVLIDEVLKFVGRSTSSSGPKRRSRKQKGE; this comes from the exons ATGGgcgaggcggcgccggcggtggaCGACGAGTTCCCGGCGTGGGCGCGCTCCGTCAAGGACTGCGAGGCGCGGTTCGGGGTCTCCGCGGCGCGGGGGCTCTCGTCCGACGAGGCAGCGGCGCGGCTGCAAGCGCACGGGCCCAACGAACTCGCCGACCACCCGGGCCCGTCGCTGCTGCAGCTCCTCGCGCAGCAGTTCGAGGACACGCTCGTCCGCATCCTCCTCGTCGCGGCCGCCGTCTCCTTCCTCCTCGCGCTCTCCAACTCCGCGGGGGAGGTCACGCTCTCCGCCTTTGTCGAGCCGCTCgtcatcttcctcatcctcgtcgtcaACGCCGCCGTCGGAATATGGCAGGAGACCAACGCAGAGAAGGCGCTCGAGGCGCTGCGGGAGATCCAGTCCGACCACGCCGCCGTCTTGCGGGACGGGGAGTGGGTGCCCAGCCTCCCCGCGCGGGACCTCGTCCCCGGCGACGTCGTCCAGCTCCGGGTCGGGGACAAGGTGCCCGCGGACATGCGCGTGCTCCGGCTCGTCACATCCACGCTCCGAGTTGAGCAGGGCTCGCTCACCGGCGAGACCGCCTCCGTCAACAAGACCGCGCACGCAGTGCCCACAGAGGACGCCGACATCCAGGCCAAGGAGTGCATGGTGTTCGCCGGGACCACCGTCGTGAACGGCGGCGCCATCTGCCTCGTCGTGCACACCGGGATGACCACGGAGATCGGCAAAATCCACGCTCAGATCCATGAGGCGTcgcaggaggacgacgacaCCCCACTCAAGAAGAAGCTCAACGAATTTGGCGAGGTGCTCACCAAGATCATCGGTCTCATATGCGCCCTGGTGTGGTTGATCAATGTCAAATACTTCTTAACGTTTGAGCTTGATGGATGGGTGCCAAGGAACATACGGTTCTCGTTCGAGAAGTGCACATACTACTTTGAGATCGCCGTGGCGCTTGCCGTCGCCGCGATACCTGAGGGCCTGCCTGCTGTGATCACAACTTGCCTTGCGCTTGGAACGAGGAAGATGGCCGCCAAGAATGCGCTGGTGAGGAAGCTGCCGAGTGTGGAGACACTGGGCTGCACCACGGTGATTTGCTCAGACAAGACCGGAACACTGACCACAAACCAGATGTCGGTGGCAAAACTCGTGGCGATTGGTGATTCTGCAGGGCAAGTTAGGAACTTCAAGGTGGACGGGACAACATACGATCCCCAGGATGGGAAAATTCACGATTGGCCTGCAGGGAGCATGGATGCAAACCTTGAGACGATTGCAAAGGTTGCAGCTGTGTGCAATGATGCCAGCGTGGCACATTCTTCACATCAGTATGTCGCCACCGGAATGCCGACTGAGGCAGCTTTAAAG GTCCTGGTTGAGAAAATGGGTCTGCCTGGAGGAAAGAGTGGACTGTCATTGGACCCGTCTGATACATTAG GCTGCTGCAGATGGTGGAACAATGTTGCCAAAAGGATTGCCACGCTCGAATTTGACCGAATGAGGAAATCAATGGGTGTCATTGTGAAGACCAGTTCAGGAAGCAATGCTCTACTCGTGAAG GGAGCTGTTGAAACGTTGCTTGAGAGAAGTAGCCACATTCAACTGAAGGATGGTTCAGTGGTGCCGTTAGATGAGAAATCAAAGGAAACTATGTTGGCCAGCCTCCATGAAATGTCAACTAAAGCTTTGCGCTGCCTTGGTTTTGCGTACAAGGAGGATCTAGCTGACTTTGCAACATACGATGGCGAAAACCATCCTGCTCATAAGCTTTTGCTGGACCCAGCCAATTATGCAGCAATTGAGACTGAACTAATATTTGCTGGTCTTGTTGGCTTAAGG GATCCTCCCAGGGAAGAGGTTTTTGATGCTATTGAAGATTGCAGAGCTGCTGGCATCCGTGTTATGGTGATAACAGGGGACAACAAAGAAACTGCTGAGGCAATATGCCGTGAAATAGGTGTGTTTTCATCGAATGAGGATATCACCTTAAAGAGCCTTACAGGGAAGCAGTTCATGGCACTTGAGGAGAAGAAGACACTGCTACGAAGGAAAGGTGGCCTTCTGTTCTCTAGGGCAGAGCCTAGGCACAAACAAGAGATTGTGAGACTGTTGAAAGAAGATGGTGAAGTTGTTGCCATGACTGGAGATGGAGTCAATGATGCCCCTGCTCTAAAACTGGCTGACATTGGTATAGCAATGGGCATTACTGGAACTGAG GTTGCCAAAGAGGCCTCTGATATGGTGTTGGCTGATGACAACTTTAGCACTATAGTTTCTGCAGTTGGTGAAGGAAGATCTATTTATGACAATATGAAAGCTTTCATCAG ATACATGATTTCCTCAAACATTGGTGAAGTTGCTTGTATTTTCCTAACTTCTGCCTTGGGTATTCCCGAGGGATTGATACCTGTTCAACTTCTCTGGGTTAATCTTGTCACCGATGGACCCCCTGCAACTGCGTTAGGTTTCAATCCACCTGACAAGGACATCATGAAGAAGCCGCCAAGAAGGAGCGATGATTCACTTATTACTCCTTGGATTTTGTTCCGCTACCTG ATCATTGGCCTTTATGTTGGGATTGCAACTGTTGGCATATTTGTCATATGGTACACGCATGGATCTTTCATGGGCATTGACCTCACTGGAGATGGTCACACTCTTGTCAGTTACTCGCAGCTCTCAAACTGGGGCCAGTGCTCAACTTGGGACAACTTCAAGGTTGCGCCTTACACTGCTGGAGCCAGAACTTTCACCTTCGACAACCCCTGCGAGTACTTCCAGGCCGGCAAAGTGAAGGCAACAACGCTATCTCTGTCCGTCCTGGTGGCGATTGAGATGTTCAACTCGCTCAACGCTCTCTCTGAAGACACCAGCCTGCTCAGGATGCCTCCTTGGGTGAACCCATGGCTGCTCCTTGCGATGTCCGTGTCTTTCGGGCTCCATTTCATGATCCTCTACGTGCCGTTCCTCGCGACAGTGTTTGGCATCGTGCCACTCAGCTTGAACGAGTGGCTGCTTGTTTTGCTGGTCGCGTTCCCGGTGGTGCTGATCGACGAGGTTCTCAAATTTGTGGGCAGGTCTACAAGCTCTTCAGGCCCCAAGAGGCGGTCGAGGAAGCAGAAGGGCGAGTAA